From one Oceanimonas doudoroffii genomic stretch:
- a CDS encoding cupin domain-containing protein, producing MHSPLKLDIDHFLAHDWQRRPRLFKAALPEFDDPLSPDELAGLALEPHIESRRVWREQDRWQAETGPFESYDHLGENDWTLLVQAVNQWHPGVQDLAELFRFIPGWRFDDVMVSFSTPGGGVGPHIDQYGVFILQGAGSRRWRVGERQHLREFAAHGALRHCDEFEAVIDEVLQPGDMIYIPPGCPHEGYAETPAMNYSIGFRAPDARDLFSSFADHLLAHVDSTRRFDDAGMSAAAAHGRLDASVMDQVKTLMRELLDDDTRLNDWFGEMISEAKHDLDLETAEPVYSLEELVLRLDHGDHLYRLGGVRCFYHEGSADVFYLDGDRYQLAEPDADAIALLCDQARICGPEVACLKAPRNLLDCLLPLVNQGYWYFEEDE from the coding sequence ATGCACAGCCCACTTAAACTGGATATCGACCACTTTCTGGCCCACGATTGGCAGCGCCGGCCGCGCCTGTTCAAGGCTGCCCTGCCCGAATTTGATGATCCCCTGAGCCCCGACGAGCTGGCCGGCCTGGCCCTCGAGCCCCATATCGAATCCCGCCGGGTCTGGCGTGAGCAGGACCGCTGGCAGGCGGAAACCGGGCCTTTCGAGTCATACGACCACCTGGGTGAAAACGACTGGACCCTGCTGGTGCAGGCGGTCAACCAGTGGCACCCCGGCGTGCAGGATCTGGCCGAGCTGTTTCGTTTTATTCCCGGCTGGCGTTTTGACGACGTCATGGTGAGCTTTTCCACCCCGGGCGGTGGCGTGGGTCCGCACATCGACCAGTACGGTGTCTTTATTCTTCAGGGCGCCGGTAGCCGCCGCTGGCGGGTAGGGGAGCGCCAACACCTGCGGGAGTTCGCCGCCCACGGCGCCCTGCGTCACTGCGACGAGTTCGAGGCGGTGATCGACGAGGTATTGCAGCCCGGCGACATGATTTACATTCCCCCCGGCTGCCCTCATGAGGGCTACGCCGAGACCCCGGCAATGAACTATTCCATCGGTTTTCGTGCCCCGGACGCCCGGGATCTGTTTTCGAGCTTTGCGGACCATCTGCTGGCCCATGTGGACAGCACTCGACGTTTTGACGATGCCGGCATGAGTGCCGCCGCCGCCCATGGCCGCCTCGATGCCAGCGTGATGGATCAGGTCAAGACATTGATGCGCGAGCTGCTCGACGACGACACTCGATTGAATGACTGGTTTGGCGAAATGATTTCGGAAGCCAAACACGACCTCGATCTTGAAACCGCCGAGCCCGTCTACAGCCTGGAAGAACTGGTGCTGCGTCTGGATCACGGCGACCACCTCTACCGCCTGGGCGGTGTACGTTGTTTCTACCATGAAGGCAGCGCGGATGTGTTTTATCTGGATGGCGATCGTTACCAGCTGGCCGAGCCCGATGCCGACGCCATTGCCCTGCTGTGTGATCAGGCCCGCATCTGTGGCCCGGAAGTGGCCTGCCTGAAGGCGCCCCGCAACCTGCTCGACTGCCTGCTGCCGCTGGTGAATCAGGGCTACTGGTATTTTGAGGAAGACGAGTAA
- a CDS encoding GNAT family N-acetyltransferase, producing MLICRTERPGDGDDIDEVVYAAFDRPDEADLVLALREQGAISVSQVAEYEGAVIGHLAMSPVLINGEDIGWLGLAPVSVWPDCQNQGVGSEMIREAIQAANDFDWAGIVVLGNPAYYQRFGFRPARELGLTCPYPDAGDAFMALALKQPAPAGLVTYHPAFDAL from the coding sequence ATGTTGATTTGCAGAACCGAACGTCCCGGTGACGGCGACGATATCGATGAGGTGGTGTACGCCGCTTTTGACCGCCCCGACGAGGCCGACCTGGTGCTGGCCTTGCGCGAGCAGGGCGCCATCAGTGTCAGCCAGGTAGCGGAGTATGAGGGCGCCGTGATTGGCCATCTGGCCATGAGCCCGGTGCTGATCAACGGTGAGGACATCGGCTGGCTGGGACTGGCCCCGGTGAGCGTGTGGCCCGACTGCCAGAATCAGGGCGTGGGCTCGGAGATGATTCGTGAGGCCATTCAGGCCGCCAACGACTTTGACTGGGCCGGCATCGTGGTGCTGGGCAACCCGGCCTATTACCAGCGCTTTGGCTTTCGTCCGGCGCGGGAGCTGGGGCTGACCTGCCCCTATCCCGATGCCGGCGATGCCTTTATGGCGCTGGCCCTGAAACAGCCGGCGCCCGCCGGCCTGGTGACCTACCACCCGGCCTTTGACGCACTCTGA
- the pdxH gene encoding pyridoxamine 5'-phosphate oxidase — MELADYRREYLQGGLRRNDLPDTPLALFETWMQQAIAAGLPDPTAMVVATVDERGQPYQRIVLLKQVDEQGFVFYTNMGSRKAAHLNHNPRISLLFPWHPLERQVHITGQVEKLAATEVMKYFASRPKDSQIGAWVSKQSSRISARGLLEAKFLEMKQKFASGEVPLPSFWGGFRVKFDAVEFWQGGANRLHDRFVYQREQDGWTISRLAP; from the coding sequence ATGGAGCTGGCGGATTACCGACGGGAATACCTGCAGGGCGGCCTGCGGCGTAATGACCTGCCCGACACCCCCCTTGCCTTGTTTGAAACCTGGATGCAGCAGGCCATTGCCGCCGGGCTGCCCGATCCCACCGCCATGGTGGTGGCCACGGTCGACGAGCGAGGCCAGCCTTATCAGCGCATCGTGCTGCTCAAGCAGGTGGATGAGCAGGGCTTTGTGTTTTACACCAACATGGGCAGCCGCAAGGCCGCGCACCTTAACCACAATCCCCGCATCAGCCTGCTGTTTCCCTGGCATCCACTGGAGCGCCAGGTGCACATCACCGGCCAGGTTGAAAAACTCGCCGCCACCGAGGTGATGAAATATTTCGCCAGCCGCCCCAAGGACAGCCAGATTGGCGCCTGGGTATCAAAACAGTCCTCACGGATCTCGGCCCGAGGCCTGCTGGAAGCCAAGTTTTTGGAAATGAAGCAGAAGTTCGCCAGCGGCGAGGTGCCGCTGCCCAGCTTCTGGGGCGGCTTTCGCGTGAAATTCGATGCGGTGGAATTCTGGCAGGGGGGCGCCAACCGGCTGCATGACCGCTTTGTGTACCAGCGCGAGCAGGACGGCTGGACCATTTCCCGTCTGGCACCCTGA